The following are encoded in a window of Mycobacterium sp. ELW1 genomic DNA:
- a CDS encoding SAM-dependent methyltransferase: MSLVDRALAGLSRQLGDPTGFAGRIVGRVLNRGNRSLVVAAVAATECGLAADIADIGFGGGVGLDILLDREGTAVHGVEMSETMLAQARRRFADDIARGRLRLYAGRMESLPLDDSALDAIISTNTIYFVPDLAAAFAELARVLRPGGRLVLGIGDPDQMAKMPFTRHGFRLRPVDELVSAIREAGFDQIEDRRVGNGPRAFHLLVCDRPVI; this comes from the coding sequence ATGTCGCTCGTCGACCGCGCGCTCGCCGGGTTGTCTCGCCAGCTCGGTGACCCCACCGGATTCGCAGGCCGAATCGTCGGTCGGGTCCTCAACCGTGGCAATCGGTCACTTGTCGTCGCCGCCGTCGCTGCCACGGAGTGCGGGCTGGCCGCCGACATCGCTGACATCGGATTCGGCGGGGGCGTCGGACTCGACATCTTGCTCGATCGCGAGGGCACGGCTGTGCACGGCGTCGAGATGTCGGAGACGATGCTCGCACAGGCGCGGCGTCGGTTCGCTGATGACATCGCTCGCGGTCGGTTACGCCTGTACGCCGGCCGGATGGAGAGTCTGCCTCTCGACGATTCCGCACTGGACGCGATCATCTCGACGAACACGATCTACTTCGTGCCCGATCTCGCCGCGGCGTTCGCAGAGCTCGCTCGCGTACTGCGCCCGGGCGGGCGATTGGTGCTCGGGATCGGTGATCCGGATCAGATGGCCAAGATGCCCTTCACCCGCCATGGTTTTCGGCTGCGGCCCGTCGACGAACTCGTGTCGGCTATCCGTGAAGCTGGTTTCGATCAGATCGAGGACAGGCGGGTGGGTAATGGCCCACGTGCCTTCCATCTTCTGGTGTGCGACCGTCCGGTGATCTAA
- a CDS encoding Rv2640c family ArsR-like transcriptional regulator: MPKTLPTVDMSAPVCCAPVAAGPVSDQAALEIALRLKALADPVRVKLVSLLFGSDAGEVCSCDLAAAVELSESTVSHHLSQLRRAGLVESERRGMNVYHRPCREALVALCTVLDPNCCR, from the coding sequence ATGCCGAAGACACTGCCCACGGTGGACATGTCCGCGCCGGTCTGCTGCGCGCCGGTGGCCGCCGGTCCCGTCAGCGATCAGGCGGCACTCGAGATCGCGTTGCGGCTCAAGGCTTTAGCGGACCCTGTTCGGGTCAAGCTGGTCTCATTGCTGTTCGGTTCGGACGCGGGCGAGGTGTGTAGTTGCGACCTGGCAGCGGCGGTCGAACTGAGCGAGTCAACCGTCAGCCACCATCTGTCCCAGTTGCGTCGCGCAGGTCTGGTCGAATCCGAGCGCCGCGGAATGAACGTCTACCACCGACCGTGCCGCGAAGCGCTGGTGGCGCTCTGCACTGTCCTGGACCCGAACTGCTGCCGTTAG
- a CDS encoding ArsI/CadI family heavy metal resistance metalloenzyme — translation MSRAQLALNVDDLAEAITFYSKLFNTEPAKVKPGYANFAVVDPPLKLVLLENPGKGGTINHLGVEVESSETVHAEIARLTNEGLFTDEEIGTTCCFATQDKVWVTGPAGEKWEVYTVLADSDTFGNSPEHSEGGTAEGGVCCGGAAADADESTATNACC, via the coding sequence ATGTCCCGCGCTCAACTGGCCCTCAACGTCGATGACCTGGCCGAGGCCATCACGTTCTATTCGAAGTTGTTCAACACCGAACCGGCCAAGGTGAAGCCGGGTTACGCGAACTTCGCTGTCGTCGACCCGCCGTTGAAGCTGGTCCTGCTTGAAAACCCAGGAAAGGGCGGCACCATCAACCACCTTGGCGTCGAGGTCGAATCAAGCGAGACCGTCCACGCTGAGATCGCCCGCCTCACCAACGAAGGTCTGTTCACCGACGAGGAGATCGGCACCACCTGCTGCTTCGCCACCCAGGACAAGGTCTGGGTGACGGGACCCGCCGGAGAGAAATGGGAGGTCTACACCGTCCTTGCCGATTCGGACACCTTCGGCAACAGCCCCGAACACTCTGAGGGAGGCACCGCCGAGGGCGGCGTCTGCTGTGGCGGCGCCGCTGCCGATGCCGACGAATCGACCGCTACCAACGCCTGCTGCTGA